The Fimbriimonas ginsengisoli Gsoil 348 genome window below encodes:
- a CDS encoding response regulator transcription factor, with protein sequence MRILLVEDDLELAATLKQVLKSSGVAVDIARDGQTGLEEALANEYSLIILDLMLPNLNGLKVCSAFRQSRGTTPILMITARDSVDDRIRGLEIGADDYLPKPFDVREFLARVRALIRRDRVLKTRRLQVGDLKIDTRQRTATVSDTPILLTRVEYGILETLASQVGRVVFRETLLDLVWQDREPGSNKLDVAVRSLRRKLDSAGCNGLIQTIYGSGYMITDDQEGNAK encoded by the coding sequence ATGCGCATCCTTCTCGTTGAAGACGATCTTGAGTTGGCGGCGACACTTAAGCAGGTGTTGAAGTCGTCCGGAGTCGCGGTCGATATCGCCCGCGACGGGCAGACCGGGCTCGAAGAGGCGTTGGCGAACGAGTACAGCTTGATCATCCTCGACCTAATGCTGCCAAACCTTAACGGCCTCAAGGTCTGCTCGGCGTTTCGTCAGAGCCGCGGCACCACGCCGATTCTCATGATCACCGCGCGCGATTCGGTTGACGATCGCATCCGGGGGTTGGAGATCGGCGCCGACGACTACCTTCCGAAACCGTTCGACGTCCGGGAATTCTTGGCGCGGGTTCGCGCGTTAATCCGCAGAGACCGCGTGCTCAAGACACGGCGGCTCCAAGTCGGAGACCTCAAGATCGACACTCGCCAACGAACCGCCACCGTAAGCGATACGCCAATCCTGCTCACGCGGGTGGAATACGGCATCCTCGAGACTCTTGCCAGCCAAGTTGGCCGGGTTGTGTTTCGGGAGACGCTGCTCGACCTGGTTTGGCAAGACCGGGAACCGGGCTCGAATAAATTGGACGTCGCCGTCCGATCGTTGCGGCGCAAGCTCGATTCGGCTGGCTGCAACGGGCTCATCCAAACCATTTACGGCTCCGGCTACATGATCACCGATGACCAGGAAGGGAACGCGAAATGA
- a CDS encoding ABC transporter ATP-binding protein, which translates to MLKRFFAYYAPHRRLFVLDFSCAVVSGLLELAFPLATKSFVDHLLPSRDWGLILAATLGLLGIYLLNTGLQYVVNYWGHVLGIGIETEMRRKIFDHLQKLSFRFYDNTKTGHLVARVTKDLEEVGEVAHHGPEDLLIAVMTFLGAFGLMVSLNWKLALITGLVVPPMTWISARYGSAMTRNMRELFGRVGEFNARIEENVGGIRVVQSFANEEHEKALFARDNHLYRGTKLDAYRLMSKSFTLSYMTMRVVQLFVMVAGSYFVLHGELSQGGFVGFLMLVSVFFRPVEKINAVLETYPKGIAGFKRYTELLDTVPDIADAPNAIDAGHLRGLIQYERVGFGYESHKRVLDGIDLSIKPGETVAFVGPSGAGKTTICSLLPRFYEMQEGRITIDGIDIRAMTLASLRRNIGIVQQDVFLFGGTIRDNIAYGRLEATEDEIWESARLARLEEMISRLPNGLDTVVGERGVKLSGGQKQRLAIARMFLKNPPILILDEATSALDTETEQAIQASLAELAVGRTTLVIAHRLATIQNADRIIVVDETGIAEQGRHQDLVSANGPYSRLHRAQYRPD; encoded by the coding sequence CTGCTTAAGCGGTTCTTCGCTTACTACGCCCCACATCGGCGCTTGTTCGTGCTCGATTTCTCCTGCGCGGTGGTGTCGGGGCTGCTCGAGCTTGCCTTCCCGCTTGCGACCAAATCGTTCGTAGACCACCTTCTACCGAGCCGGGACTGGGGGCTGATCCTGGCCGCTACCCTGGGCCTCCTCGGGATCTACCTCCTGAACACCGGGCTCCAGTACGTGGTGAACTATTGGGGTCACGTCCTCGGAATCGGGATCGAGACCGAGATGCGAAGGAAGATCTTCGACCATCTGCAAAAGCTCTCGTTCCGGTTCTACGACAACACCAAGACCGGCCACCTAGTCGCCCGGGTTACCAAGGACCTGGAAGAGGTCGGCGAGGTTGCCCACCACGGGCCCGAGGATCTGCTCATCGCCGTCATGACGTTCTTGGGCGCGTTCGGCCTTATGGTTTCGCTGAACTGGAAGCTTGCGCTCATCACCGGTCTCGTCGTCCCGCCGATGACCTGGATCTCGGCCCGGTACGGCAGCGCGATGACACGAAATATGCGGGAGCTTTTCGGGCGGGTCGGAGAGTTCAACGCTCGCATCGAGGAGAACGTCGGAGGAATCCGCGTCGTGCAGTCGTTCGCCAACGAAGAGCACGAGAAGGCGCTCTTCGCGCGTGACAACCACTTGTATCGAGGCACCAAGCTCGACGCTTACCGGCTGATGTCGAAGAGCTTTACGCTCAGTTACATGACGATGCGGGTCGTGCAGCTCTTCGTCATGGTCGCGGGCTCTTATTTCGTCCTGCACGGCGAATTGTCCCAGGGTGGCTTCGTCGGCTTCCTCATGCTCGTGTCCGTGTTCTTCCGGCCCGTCGAAAAGATCAATGCCGTCCTCGAAACTTATCCAAAAGGGATCGCGGGCTTTAAGCGCTATACCGAGTTGCTCGATACGGTTCCGGACATCGCGGACGCACCCAACGCGATCGATGCCGGCCACTTACGGGGCCTGATCCAGTACGAGCGGGTCGGGTTCGGCTACGAGTCGCACAAGCGGGTCTTGGACGGGATCGATCTCTCCATCAAACCCGGCGAAACCGTGGCGTTCGTCGGCCCCAGCGGCGCGGGAAAGACGACGATCTGTTCTCTGCTTCCCCGCTTCTATGAGATGCAGGAAGGACGGATCACGATCGACGGAATCGACATTCGCGCGATGACGCTGGCATCGTTGAGAAGAAATATCGGCATTGTCCAGCAAGACGTCTTCCTATTCGGCGGCACCATCCGCGACAACATCGCCTACGGTCGCCTCGAGGCGACCGAGGACGAAATTTGGGAATCGGCTCGGCTCGCGCGACTCGAAGAGATGATCTCGCGCCTTCCCAACGGGTTGGACACCGTCGTCGGCGAGCGGGGAGTGAAGCTTTCGGGGGGCCAGAAGCAGCGGCTTGCCATCGCCCGCATGTTCCTCAAGAATCCGCCCATCTTGATCCTCGACGAGGCGACCTCGGCGCTCGACACGGAGACCGAACAAGCGATCCAAGCGTCGCTCGCGGAACTGGCGGTCGGTCGCACCACGCTGGTCATCGCCCACCGCCTCGCGACGATCCAAAACGCGGATCGGATCATCGTGGTGGACGAAACCGGGATCGCCGAGCAGGGGCGGCACCAAGACCTGGTTTCCGCAAACGGGCCATACAGCCGGCTTCATCGCGCCCAGTACCGGCCAGATTAG
- a CDS encoding sensor histidine kinase: protein MKTVRARLTGFTILVVAGILVLMGAFVRFRVERNLIGEIDRQLRSDAGAVRTTPTDGKFDLPPPPETQVQGKAGIPAPGIPFLDEGPRGFGIPQAAGAFSAHHDVPFGQTVMEVLRSNKSEVRLEANWSPPRLIPVFDRGEAEQIHPIEDPIGYQRAKAGSVVFNEYQKAGAPMRSLTAPVRQGSEVVAYVQAVRPLTPVRHQLADLDRALATSIPVAILLAAIGGALLVGSAMRPLRRMTESAKRLEEDLSSSRLPVEGADEFAELASTINLAFDRTSAAFASQSRALAQLERFTGDAGHELRTPLASIKTNASYLLHMADLPQENLPPVRMIDLSADRMSKLISDLLLLARQDGAKAVLKPTEVNVDHLVRSVVENLATSEEIGFQILVPSNLTVCADLDAVERVLVNLTSNAAAYARTGVTIAAEASAGYLIVKVDDDGEGIAPEHIDRLAERFFRPDESRSRLHGGVGLGLAIVKSLTESHGGGLQISSEVGKGTSVCARFRLGG from the coding sequence ATGAAAACCGTCCGCGCCCGTCTCACCGGATTTACGATCCTGGTGGTCGCCGGCATCCTCGTCCTCATGGGCGCTTTCGTACGCTTTCGGGTCGAACGAAACCTAATCGGTGAGATCGACCGGCAGCTCCGCTCGGATGCGGGCGCCGTCAGAACCACCCCCACGGATGGCAAGTTCGACTTGCCGCCTCCCCCCGAGACCCAAGTGCAAGGCAAAGCCGGTATTCCGGCGCCGGGTATCCCGTTCCTCGATGAGGGACCAAGAGGATTTGGGATACCACAAGCCGCCGGAGCCTTCTCGGCGCACCACGATGTCCCGTTCGGTCAGACGGTGATGGAGGTCCTCCGCTCCAACAAGAGCGAGGTTCGCCTAGAAGCCAATTGGTCTCCGCCTAGATTGATTCCTGTTTTCGATCGCGGGGAGGCAGAGCAAATCCACCCGATCGAGGACCCGATCGGTTACCAGCGTGCCAAGGCCGGAAGCGTGGTCTTCAACGAGTATCAAAAAGCAGGCGCGCCGATGCGGTCGTTGACCGCTCCGGTACGCCAAGGATCGGAGGTCGTCGCTTACGTTCAGGCGGTTCGGCCGTTAACGCCGGTCCGCCACCAACTCGCTGACTTGGACCGGGCACTGGCAACCTCGATTCCCGTTGCCATCCTCTTGGCTGCCATCGGGGGCGCCTTACTCGTGGGAAGCGCCATGAGGCCGCTTCGAAGGATGACCGAATCCGCAAAGCGGCTGGAAGAAGATCTTTCGAGCTCTCGGTTGCCAGTGGAAGGGGCAGATGAGTTCGCCGAACTTGCCTCGACGATCAACCTTGCATTCGACCGGACCTCGGCGGCCTTTGCCAGCCAATCCAGAGCGTTGGCCCAGCTGGAGAGGTTCACCGGCGATGCCGGTCACGAGCTGAGGACCCCGCTTGCGTCGATCAAAACCAACGCCTCCTACCTCTTGCACATGGCGGACCTGCCTCAGGAGAATCTTCCCCCGGTACGAATGATCGATCTCTCGGCGGATCGGATGTCGAAGCTCATCAGCGACTTGCTATTGCTCGCCCGACAGGACGGGGCAAAGGCGGTACTCAAGCCGACTGAGGTGAATGTAGATCACCTCGTCCGCTCCGTCGTGGAGAATTTGGCCACATCGGAGGAGATTGGCTTCCAGATCTTAGTCCCTTCGAATCTGACCGTCTGTGCCGATCTGGACGCTGTCGAGCGCGTTCTCGTGAACTTAACTTCGAACGCGGCCGCGTACGCGCGGACGGGGGTGACGATCGCCGCGGAAGCGTCCGCGGGCTACCTTATCGTCAAGGTCGACGACGACGGTGAAGGGATCGCCCCGGAACATATCGACCGGCTAGCAGAGCGGTTTTTCCGACCCGACGAGTCCCGCTCGCGGTTGCACGGCGGCGTCGGATTAGGACTCGCGATCGTGAAAAGCCTGACCGAATCGCATGGCGGCGGCCTCCAAATTTCGAGCGAAGTCGGCAAAGGAACATCGGTTTGCGCTCGATTCCGCCTTGGGGGATAA
- a CDS encoding DUF1501 domain-containing protein, whose amino-acid sequence MDPLREAELMMTRRQLFGRATLGVGTAALSRLLTVGGLGSLASLAMGEQGHHGLPGMPSFAPKAKRVIYLFMSGGPSQLDLWDYKPKLNDLYNTDLPDHIRRGQRITTMTSGQTRFPIAPSAYKFKKYDNQADGVWVSELLPHTASVVNELCVVRSMWTEAINHDPATTFLQTGSPLPGRPSMGSWVSYGLGSMNENLPTYVVLHSKVSSNKPNQAVYPRLWGSGFLPGEYQGVSLRSSGDPVLYLKDPDGMDRSTRRAMLDDVAALNHHELGAFGDPEIAARISQYELAYRLQASVPDLMDLSKETAETFDLYGKEAHEPGTFAANCLLARRMVQRGVRFIQVFHRGWDLHSNLTGDLPSQTKDVDQACAALIKDLKRTGLLDETLVVWGGEFGRTVYSQGPLSHENYGRDHHPRAFTVWMAGGGVKPGMVYGQTDDFGYNIVDKDGAILDPSVDQFTPGAVHVHDLQATILNQLGIDHTKLTYRYQGRDFRLTDVHGNVVHDLIK is encoded by the coding sequence ATGGACCCCCTCCGCGAAGCCGAATTGATGATGACCCGCCGACAGTTGTTTGGCCGGGCGACGCTTGGGGTCGGTACGGCCGCGCTTAGCCGGTTGCTGACGGTTGGAGGTTTGGGCAGCCTCGCCAGCCTTGCCATGGGCGAGCAGGGGCATCACGGCCTCCCGGGAATGCCGAGCTTCGCCCCCAAGGCGAAGCGGGTGATCTACCTGTTCATGAGCGGGGGACCCAGCCAGCTCGACTTATGGGATTACAAGCCTAAGCTGAACGACTTATACAATACCGATCTCCCTGACCACATCCGTCGTGGCCAGAGGATCACCACGATGACGAGTGGGCAGACGCGGTTTCCGATTGCTCCATCCGCTTACAAGTTCAAGAAGTACGACAACCAAGCCGACGGCGTGTGGGTAAGCGAGCTCCTGCCGCACACCGCGAGTGTGGTGAACGAGCTTTGCGTCGTTCGGTCGATGTGGACCGAGGCGATCAACCATGATCCGGCGACGACGTTCCTTCAAACCGGCAGTCCCCTTCCCGGTAGACCCAGCATGGGTTCGTGGGTGAGTTACGGCCTCGGAAGCATGAACGAGAACCTCCCGACCTACGTGGTGCTCCACAGCAAGGTCTCAAGCAACAAGCCGAACCAGGCGGTTTATCCGCGCCTGTGGGGAAGCGGGTTCTTGCCCGGCGAGTACCAGGGGGTCAGCCTTCGCTCGTCCGGGGATCCGGTCTTGTATCTGAAAGACCCGGACGGCATGGACCGCTCAACCCGTCGAGCGATGCTCGACGATGTGGCGGCGCTGAACCACCACGAGCTCGGGGCGTTCGGCGACCCCGAAATCGCCGCCCGCATTTCCCAGTACGAGCTGGCTTACCGGCTCCAAGCAAGTGTTCCGGACCTCATGGATCTGAGTAAGGAAACCGCGGAAACCTTTGACCTTTATGGCAAAGAAGCCCACGAGCCCGGGACGTTCGCCGCGAACTGCCTGCTGGCGCGTCGAATGGTGCAAAGAGGCGTACGCTTCATCCAGGTCTTCCACCGGGGCTGGGATCTGCACAGCAACCTCACCGGCGATTTGCCGTCCCAGACTAAGGACGTCGATCAGGCTTGCGCGGCGCTGATTAAAGATCTCAAGCGCACCGGATTGCTAGACGAGACCCTGGTTGTTTGGGGCGGAGAGTTCGGTCGAACCGTCTACTCCCAAGGCCCGCTTTCGCACGAGAATTACGGCCGCGACCACCATCCGCGAGCCTTTACGGTTTGGATGGCCGGTGGCGGTGTAAAGCCGGGAATGGTATACGGCCAGACCGATGATTTCGGATACAACATCGTGGATAAAGACGGAGCCATCCTCGATCCCTCCGTCGACCAGTTCACCCCGGGCGCCGTCCACGTCCACGATCTGCAAGCCACGATCCTAAACCAGCTAGGTATCGACCACACCAAGCTGACCTACCGCTACCAAGGCCGCGACTTCCGCCTAACCGACGTCCACGGAAACGTGGTTCACGACCTCATAAAGTAG
- a CDS encoding DUF1553 domain-containing protein, with the protein MKPSLPFLVLSLAALGYASVGGQSPKAAGDKVNFGRDVKPILSEHCFKCHGPDVATAAAGLRFDSFEGATKVLRQGAAIVPGDPGRSRMIKRVSNPDPEMRMPPSDSGMKPLTPQQIEILRTWISQGARYEKHWSFVPPKMPAIPAVSNPKWCRNLVDQFVLAKLDQAGMKPEPEADKDTLAMRAAQTLTGLPPTPREMEAFRRDTKPGAYERLVDRLLAKPEYGEHQARYWLDAVRYGDTHGLQLDNERSVFPYRDWVVRAFNRDLPFDKFTEWQLAGDLLPKPTTEQLVATGYVRMNLTSNEGGAIAEEFLARNTFDRVDTTSTVFLGMTIGCAKCHDHKYDPIRQADYYGLYAFFNSTQDDPLDGNISLPPPVTRASTPVQEAELDSMSTKLRQLERDVDLSSAASWIEGHRQPIPATRDWQISPVYASANFDEAFDKANPGEPGQPMPVWKPLNFVPGKDSPNLIGKDNASVYVRGIVVLPQSRKVTLRVSSDDGIRMWLNGKLIHSHKIGRGLDAAADVVTADFRAGDNELIAKVVNGISVDGLNIRLADAAQERLEAALLAWRKGPGVKTESELRAAFLEAGPDSPSAIAYRKLRKQRSDLEASIPMTLIAREMPKPRPTFILKRGQYDQKGDPVERHLPPALGQLPKGGRNDRLGLARWLTSPSNPLVARVFVNRVWQQHFGTAIVKTVEDFGSQGEWPLNQPLLDALAVKFVKEGWSVKKLNRLIVTSAAFRQSSKITAAKLGKDPENRLISRGPRFRLDAEVIRDKALVAGGLLQEPAGGRGFKPYQPDGLWEAASDPASETHVYVRDKGSSIYRRSMYLYWKRTSPPPVMVTLDAPLRDSCTVRRSTTNTPLQALATLNETAFLEASRTMAARVLRMAGNDRRRLKAAFDLTLGRSPDKLEEGLLERALNRYRRLYSRDAAAAKKLLTVGDAPNPALPPAEQAAWMLVCSSLMNTNEFLTLH; encoded by the coding sequence ATGAAACCCTCCCTGCCATTCTTGGTTCTGTCTTTGGCCGCCTTGGGTTACGCCTCGGTCGGGGGCCAGTCACCCAAGGCGGCGGGGGACAAGGTCAACTTCGGGCGGGATGTCAAGCCGATCCTGAGCGAGCATTGCTTTAAGTGCCACGGGCCGGATGTAGCGACGGCGGCGGCGGGGCTGCGCTTCGACTCGTTCGAGGGAGCCACCAAGGTTCTGCGCCAAGGCGCGGCGATCGTGCCCGGCGACCCGGGGCGGTCGCGGATGATCAAGCGGGTTTCGAACCCCGACCCGGAAATGCGGATGCCGCCCTCCGATTCGGGCATGAAGCCGCTGACGCCTCAACAGATCGAGATCCTTCGCACCTGGATTTCCCAGGGAGCCCGATACGAAAAGCATTGGTCGTTCGTGCCCCCCAAGATGCCGGCGATCCCGGCGGTGAGCAATCCGAAGTGGTGCCGGAACTTGGTCGACCAATTTGTATTGGCAAAGCTCGACCAAGCGGGGATGAAGCCGGAGCCGGAAGCTGATAAGGATACGCTGGCGATGCGGGCGGCGCAGACGCTGACCGGCTTGCCGCCAACTCCAAGGGAAATGGAGGCGTTTCGCCGGGATACAAAGCCGGGGGCGTATGAGCGGCTGGTCGACCGGTTGCTCGCTAAGCCGGAATATGGCGAGCATCAGGCGCGCTACTGGCTGGACGCCGTCCGGTACGGCGACACGCACGGACTCCAGCTCGATAACGAGCGGTCGGTTTTCCCGTACCGCGACTGGGTGGTTCGGGCCTTCAACCGCGACCTTCCGTTCGACAAGTTCACCGAGTGGCAGTTGGCCGGCGACCTGCTGCCCAAGCCGACGACGGAGCAGCTCGTTGCCACCGGTTACGTGCGGATGAACCTAACCTCGAACGAAGGGGGCGCGATCGCGGAAGAGTTTCTCGCTCGAAACACGTTCGATCGGGTCGACACGACCTCGACCGTATTCCTCGGCATGACCATCGGCTGCGCCAAGTGCCACGACCACAAGTACGACCCGATCCGCCAGGCGGATTATTACGGGCTGTACGCCTTTTTCAACAGCACCCAAGACGATCCGCTGGATGGCAATATCTCCTTGCCGCCGCCGGTAACTCGCGCATCGACACCGGTTCAGGAAGCCGAGCTCGATTCGATGTCGACCAAGCTCCGGCAGCTCGAGCGCGACGTGGACCTATCGAGCGCCGCGAGCTGGATCGAGGGGCATCGCCAACCGATTCCGGCGACGCGCGACTGGCAAATCAGTCCGGTTTACGCCTCGGCGAATTTCGACGAAGCGTTCGACAAGGCGAATCCAGGCGAACCCGGCCAGCCCATGCCGGTTTGGAAGCCACTCAACTTCGTTCCGGGAAAGGACTCGCCGAACCTGATTGGGAAGGATAATGCGTCCGTCTACGTCCGAGGGATCGTCGTCCTGCCCCAGTCGCGAAAGGTGACGCTGAGGGTGTCCAGCGACGATGGCATTCGAATGTGGCTTAACGGAAAACTGATCCATTCGCACAAGATCGGGCGGGGACTCGATGCGGCCGCCGATGTGGTCACCGCGGATTTCCGAGCCGGGGATAACGAGTTGATCGCCAAGGTGGTCAACGGCATCTCGGTCGACGGTTTGAACATCCGCCTTGCCGACGCCGCTCAAGAGCGGTTGGAAGCCGCCTTGCTGGCCTGGCGAAAGGGACCTGGCGTCAAAACCGAGTCGGAGCTCCGCGCCGCCTTCCTCGAGGCCGGGCCGGATTCGCCGTCCGCGATCGCCTACCGAAAGCTTCGTAAACAGAGGTCAGACCTCGAGGCGTCCATTCCGATGACGTTGATCGCCCGCGAGATGCCGAAGCCGCGGCCCACATTTATTCTCAAGCGCGGTCAATACGACCAGAAGGGAGATCCCGTCGAGCGACACCTTCCTCCCGCGCTTGGGCAATTGCCGAAAGGGGGACGAAACGACCGGCTCGGCCTGGCTCGCTGGTTGACCTCCCCATCCAACCCGCTCGTCGCACGCGTTTTCGTAAACCGGGTTTGGCAGCAGCATTTTGGAACCGCCATCGTGAAGACGGTCGAGGATTTCGGGAGCCAGGGTGAGTGGCCGCTGAACCAGCCGCTGCTCGACGCCTTGGCGGTCAAGTTTGTGAAGGAAGGCTGGAGCGTCAAGAAGCTGAACCGCTTGATCGTGACTTCGGCGGCGTTCCGCCAAAGCTCAAAGATCACAGCGGCGAAGCTTGGCAAGGATCCCGAGAACCGACTGATCTCGCGAGGACCTCGATTTAGGCTCGACGCGGAAGTCATCCGAGACAAGGCCCTGGTCGCGGGCGGACTGCTTCAAGAGCCCGCCGGCGGACGCGGATTTAAGCCGTATCAGCCGGACGGCCTGTGGGAAGCTGCATCCGACCCGGCCAGCGAAACCCACGTCTACGTACGCGACAAGGGAAGTTCGATCTACCGGCGCAGCATGTACCTGTACTGGAAGCGTACGAGTCCGCCGCCGGTCATGGTGACGCTGGACGCGCCGCTCCGCGATTCGTGCACCGTGCGCCGGAGTACCACGAACACGCCGCTGCAAGCGCTTGCTACGTTGAACGAAACGGCTTTCTTGGAGGCGAGCCGCACGATGGCGGCTCGCGTCCTTCGAATGGCTGGGAACGATCGGCGGCGGCTCAAAGCCGCATTCGATCTGACGTTGGGTCGGAGTCCAGACAAATTGGAGGAAGGTCTATTGGAGCGAGCCCTGAACCGTTATCGGCGTCTGTATAGTCGGGACGCCGCCGCGGCGAAGAAGCTCTTAACGGTTGGCGACGCGCCAAACCCCGCCTTGCCGCCCGCCGAACAGGCGGCCTGGATGCTTGTGTGTTCGAGCTTGATGAATACGAATGAGTTCTTGACGCTACATTGA